Proteins encoded in a region of the Acomys russatus chromosome 14, mAcoRus1.1, whole genome shotgun sequence genome:
- the Skic8 gene encoding SKI8 subunit of superkiller complex protein — MTNQYSILFKQEQAHDDAIWSVAWGTNKKENIETVVTGSLDDLVKVWKWHDERLELQWSLEGHQLGVVSVDISHTLPIAASSSLDAHIRLWDLENGKQIKSIDAGPVDAWTLAFSPDSQYLATGTHVGKVNIFGVESGKKEYSLDTRGKFILSIAYSPDGKYLASGAIDGIINIFDIATGKLLHTLEGHAMPIRSLTFSPDSQLLVTASDDGYIKIYDVQHANLAGTLSGHASWVLNVAFCPDDTHFVSSSSDKSVKVWDVGTRTCVHTFFDHQDQVWGVKYNGNGSKIVSVGDDQEIHVYDCPM; from the exons ATGACCAACCAG TACAGTATTCTCTTCAAGCAAGAGCAAG CCCATGATGATGCCATTTGGTCAGTTGCCTGGGggacaaacaaaaaggaaaacattgaaacGGTTGTCACAGGATCCCTGGATGACCTGGTGAAGGTTTGGAAATG GCATGATGAGAGGCTGGAGCTGCAGTGGAGCCTGGAGGGCCATCAGCTAGGCGTGGTGTCTGTGGACATCAGCCACACCCTTCCCATTGCTGCATCCAGCTCTCTTGATGCTCATATTCGTCTCTGGGACTTGGAAAATGGCAAACAGATAAAGTCCATAGATGCAGGACCTG tGGACGCCTGGACTTTGGCATTTTCTCCTGACTCTCAGTATCTCGCCACCGGAACTCACGTGGGGAAAGTGAACATTTTTGGTGTAGAAAGTGGGAAAAAAGAATATTCTCTGGACACTAGAGGAAAATTCATCCTTAGTATTGCCTAC AGTCCTGATGGAAAATACCTGGCCAGCGGAGCTATAGACGGAATCATCAATATTTTTGATATTGCAACTGGAAAGCTGCTGCACACGCTGGAAG GCCATGCAATGCCCATTCGCTCCTTGACCTTTTCCCCTGACTCCCAGCTCCTCGTCACGGCTTCAGATGATGGCTACATCAAGATCTACGATGT ACAACATGCCAACTTGGCTGGCACGCTGAGTGGCCACGCGTCCTGGGTGCTGAATGTTGCGTTCTGTCCTGATGATACTCACTTTGTCTCCAG TTCATCTGACAAAAGTGTAAAGGTTTGGGACGTTGGAACAAGGACCTGTGTTCACACCTTCTTCGACCACCAGGATCAG GTTTGGGGAGTAAAATATAATGGAAATGGATCAAAAATTGTGTCTGTTGGAGATGACCAGGAAATTCATGTCTATGACTGCCCGATGTAA